The Drosophila biarmipes strain raj3 chromosome 2L, RU_DBia_V1.1, whole genome shotgun sequence genome has a window encoding:
- the LOC108027886 gene encoding roundabout homolog 2 isoform X2, which yields MHKVVNSRRETDAGIYWCEAKNELGVARSRNATLQVAVLRDEFRLEPQNTRIAQGDTALLECAAPRGIPEPTVTWKKGGQKLDLEGSKRIRIVDGGNLAIQDARQTDEGQYQCIAKNPVGVRESSLATLKVHVKPYIIRGPHDQTVLEGASVTFPCRVGGDPMPDVLWLRTASGGNMPLDRVSVLEDRSLRLERVTIADEGEYSCEADNVVGAITAMGTLTVYAPPKFIQRPASKSVELGADTSFECRATGNPKPTIFWTIKNNSTLIFPGAPPLDRFHSLNTEEGHSILTLTRFQRTDKDLVILCNAMNEVASITSRVQLSLDSQEDRPPPIIISGPVNQTLPIKSLATLQCKAIGLPSPTISWYRDGIPVQPSSKLNITTSGDLIISDLDRQQDQGLYTCVASSRAGKSTWSGFLRIELPTNPNIKFYRAPEQNKCPTAPGQPKVLNATASALTIVWPTSDKVGASSFLGYSVEMYCTNQSKTWIPIASRLSEPIFTVESLTQGAAYMFIVRAENSLGFSPPSPISEPITAGKLVGVRDGSENSGTSQLLLSDVETLLQANDVVELLEANASDSTTARLSWDIDSGQYIEGFYLYARELHSTEYKMVTLLNKGQGLSSCTVPGLAKASTYEFFLVPFYKSIVGKPSNSRRMRTLEDVPEAPPYGMEAIQFNRTSVFLKWLPPQPNRTRNGILTSYNVVVKGLDVHNTTRIFKNMTIDAATPTLLLANLTTGVTYYIAVAAATRVGVGPFSKPAVLRIDARTQSLDTGYTRYPISRDIADDFLTQTWFIVLLGSIIAIIVFLLGALVLFKRYQFIKQTSLGSLHGNHAIGTVRKFPTLPLNGGGAVGAVGSNSTAATGQNGLWIDPSGGVWRQGAGNGHGNGNPGGAGANSTCTTKEQLPGYAQATAQQGQQPTLLPDYERLSPLNMPDYAEVACSTFKSPTRGAPPGMGGQSASLYDSCGAYATTNVVANVKLYQNRYATKPSQNSGSNNNNLQGGDYQSTGMYSAPPSAHYGCLEPKQQQPNLMTTSTASTAILTASPAKSKKINITENQMDQLEGKSERTNPFNQQQQLLLASNALKQGLGAYANTTLAAQMASGGGAGTLRRQRQPKTLYKSENNILGKSNLRQNNINTNGNTNGSNNGPMDFLTGGPPSEGGDFSGLGLCNSTNQLLNDWASSASIAAPGDYHFGSKQPSKQHLYVKAKDGTWSAVSSDAYQSFKHQQQHHPFLAGGGSGDNNKSLASVNSLAGDSKFLSSFGSSANV from the exons GTTGTCAATTCACGTCGCGAAACAGATGCCGGCATCTATTGGTGTGAGGCGAAGAACGAACTGGGCGTGGCAAGGAGTCGAAATGCCACGTTGCAAGTGGCGG TGCTCCGCGACGAGTTCCGCCTGGAGCCGCAGAACACACGGATCGCCCAGGGCGATACCGCCCTCCTCGAGTGCGCCGCCCCGCGGGGAATCCCCGAGCCGACGGTCACCTGGAAGAAGGGCGGCCAGAAATTGGATTTGGAGGGCTCGAAGCGAATACGCATCGTTGACGGCGGCAATTTGGCCATCCAGGATGCCCGGCAGACTGACGAGGGTCAATACCAGTGCATAGCCAAGAATCCAGTCGGGGTGCGCGAGTCCTCGCTGGCCACGCTCAAAGTGCACG TCAAGCCGTACATCATCCGGGGACCCCACGATCAAACGGTTTTGGAGGGAGCCTCGGTCACCTTTCCCTGCCGAGTGGGTGGTGACCCCATGCCGGATGTGCTGTGGCTAAGGACTGCTTCGGGCGGTAATATGCCGTTGG ATCGCGTGAGTGTCCTGGAGGATCGAAGTCTTAGGCTAGAGCGGGTCACCATTGCCGATGAGGGCGAATACAGCTGTGAGGCGGACAATGTTGTGGGAGCCATTACTGCAATGGGTACTCTAACTGTTTACG CCCCCCCGAAATTCATCCAACGTCCTGCGAGCAAATCCGTGGAACTGGGCGCCGACACCTCCTTCGAATGCCGAGCCACAGGCAATCCAAAGCCAACCATCTTCTGGACCATCAAGAACAACAGTACACTGATCTTTCCCGGAGCCCCGCCATTGGATCGATTTCACAGTCTGAACACCGAAGAAGGTCACTCTATTCTCACTCTCACCAGATTTCAAAGAACGGACAAGGATCTGGTCATACTGTGTAATGCAATGAATGAGGTGGCCAGTATTACTTCCAGGGTCCAACTCAGTTTGGACTCGCAAGAGGATCGTCCACCGCCGATTATAATATCGGGTCCAGTGAACCAAACGCTGCCCATCAAATCGCTGGCCACTCTTCAGTGCAAGGCTATAGGTCTGCCCAGTCCTACGATATCATGGTATCGCGATGGCATACCAGTGCAGCCCAGTTCCAAGTTGAACATCACAACATCTGGGGATTTGATAATATCAGACCTCGATCGTCAGCAGGATCAGGGCTTGTACACCTGCGTGGCCAGCTCGAGGGCTGGCAAATCCACTTGGAGTGGCTTTCTCAGGATAGAGCTGCCCACCAATCCGAATATTAAGTTCTACAGAGCCCCAGAACAGAATAAATGCCCCACTGCGCCGGGACAACCGAAAGTACTGAATGCCACCGCCTCGGCCTTGACAATTGTTTGGCCCACTAGTGATAAGGTGGGAGCTTCTTCATTCCTAGGCTATAGTGTGGAAATGTACTGCACGAATCAGAGCAAAACCTGGATACCCATAGCCTCGCGATTGAGTGAACCGATTTTCACGGTGGAGAGTTTAACCCAAGGAGCAGCTTACATGTTCATAGTTCGAGCGGAAAACTCTCTGGGCTTCTCACCACCCTCACCCATTTCGGAGCCCATAACGGCGGGAAAGCTCGTTGGTGTTAGGGATGGTAGTGAAAACTCTGGCACCTCCCAGCTACTTCTCAGCGATGTGGAAACCCTGCTGCAGGCCAACGATGTGGTGGAGCTACTGGAGGCCAATGCCAGCGACTCGACGACCGCTCGACTTTCTTGGGACATTGACAGTGGGCAGTACATCGAGGGTTTCTACCTCTACGCCCGGGAGCTCCACTCCACCGAATACAAAATGGTCACACTGCTCAACAAGGGACAGGGACTCAGTTCCTGTACGGTGCCTGGATTGGCAAAAGCCTCTACATACGagttttttcttgtgccaTTTTACAAGAGCATCGTAGGAAAGCCCTCGAATTCGCGACGCATGAGGACCCTGGAAGATG TTCCGGAGGCCCCACCTTATGGCATGGAAGCCATCCAGTTTAATCGCACCTCGGTATTTTTGAAATGGTTACCACCACAACCAAATCGGACTCGCAATG GCATCCTCACCAGCTACAATGTGGTCGTCAAAGGCCTGGACGTGCACAATACGACGCGgatattcaaaaatatgacCATAGAtgcggccacgcccaccctcCTGCTGGCCAACCTCACCACGGGAGTCACCTACTACATCGCAGTGGCGGCTGCCACACGGGTGGGAGTCGGACCCTTCAGCAAGCCGGCAGTCCTCCGCATCGATGCACGCACCCAATCCCTGGACACAGGATACACGAG ATATCCCATCAGTCGTGATATTGCCGATGACTTTTTAACACAGACCTGGTTTATCGTCCTGCTGGGCTCCATCATTGCCATAATTGTGTTTCTATTGGGCGCATTGGTCCTATTCAAGCGCTATCAATTTATCAAGCAGACCTCGCTGGGCAGTTTACATG gCAATCACGCAATCGGAACCGTGCGAAAGTTTCCAACATTGCCGCTAAATGGAGGCGGAGCCGTCGGTGCCGTTGGCTCAAATTCGACAGCCGCAACTGGGCAAAATGGCCTGTGGATCGATCCCAGCGGCGGCGTTTGGCGACAGGGAGCGGGAAATGGCCATGGAAATGGGAACCCAGGCGGAGCGGGGGCAAACAGCACATGTACGACAAAGGAGCAACTTCCGGGATACGCACAGGCCACCGCCCAGCAGGGACAACAGCCGACGCTGCTGCCTGATTACGAAAG ACTGTCGCCACTGAACATGCCCGATTATGCGGAAGTCGCCTGCTCCACATTCAAGAGTCCCACCCGCGGAGCACCACCTGGTATGGGTGGCCAGTCGGCATCCCTGTACGATAGCTGCGGGGCCTATGCCACCACCAATGTGGTGGCCAATGTGAAGCTCTACCAGAATCGCTATGCGACAAAACCGAGCCAgaacagcggcagcaacaacaacaatctGCAGGGCGGTGATTACCAATCGACTGGCATGTACTCCGCGCCACCGAGTGCCCACTATGGATGCCTGGAGCCGAAGCAACAGCAGCCCAATCTGATGACAACCTCGACGGCCAGCACGGCCATTCTGACAGCCTCGCCGGCCAAATCGAAAAAGATCAATATAACCGAGAATCAAATGGATCAATTGGAGGGCAAATCGGAGCGTACGAATCCGTTtaaccaacagcagcagctacTCCTGGCCAGCAATGCCCTGAAACAGGGTCTCGGGGCCTATGCCAACACCACCTTGGCGGCCCAGATGGCCAGTGGAGGAGGGGCAGGAACTCTGAGGCGCCAGCGTCAGCCCAAAACGCTTTACAAAAGCGAGAATAATATACTGGGAAAATCGAATCTGAGGCAGAACAACATAAATACGAATGGAAATACAAATGGTTCTAACAATGGACCCATGGACTTTCTAACCGGTGGACCCCCTTCGGAGGGAGGAGATTTCTCCGGACTGGGTCTGTGCAATTCCACCAATCAATTGCTCAACGACTGGGCCTCCAGTGCCTCGATCGCAGCTCCCGGGGACTATCATTTTGGCAGCAAGCAACCGAGCAAACAGCATCTCTACGTGAAGGCCAAGGATGGCACCTGGTCGGCGGTCAGCTCGGATGCCTATCAGTCCTTcaagcaccagcagcagcatcatccCTTCCTGGCCGGAGGAGGATCAGGTGACAACAACAAGTCCTTAGCTAGTGTAAACAGCTTAGCTGGCGATAGCAAATTCCTCAGTAGTTTTGGCTCTAGCGCCAATGTCTAA